The following proteins are encoded in a genomic region of Vanessa cardui chromosome W, ilVanCard2.1, whole genome shotgun sequence:
- the LOC124542517 gene encoding putative nuclease HARBI1 translates to MHISQSTVCNIVKRISRALAMLMPYFIKFPANLRNIKAAFENLGCIGRAPGLKNIVGAIDCTHIKITKPRGTEQYRNRKGYFSLNVQVVGGPNLIIHIYLLTPILNPRTAHEERYNKAQIKTRNSVERLFGVWKRRFPCLQIGLATKLSKTANIIIACAVFHNIAIEVNDTFEV, encoded by the exons ATGCATATTTCTCAATCGACAGTGTGTAACATAGTGAAGAGAATTAGTCGAGCATTAGCAATGCTAAtgccatattttattaaatttcctgCCAATTTGAGGAATATAAAGGCCGCTTTTGAAAACCTGGGTTGTATTGGCAGAGCACCTGGACTGAAAAATATTGTAGGAGCAATTGACTGCACCCACATAAAAATTACCAAGCCTAGAGGCACAGAGCAGTACCGGAATAGAAAAGGTTATTTTTCTTTGAATGTGCAAGTAGTTGGTGGCCCTAAtttgattatacatat atATTTACTGACTCCTATTTTAAATCCCAGAACTGCACATGAAGAAAGATACAATAAGgctcaaataaaaacaagaaattcAGTGGAACGTTTATTTGGAGTATGGAAAAGACGGTTTCCATGCTTACAAATTGGTTTAGCTACTAAACTTTCTAAAACAGCCAATATCATAATAGCTTGTGCAGTATTCCACAATATTGCAATAGAAGTAAATGACACATTTGAAGTTTAG